In Blastopirellula sediminis, the following proteins share a genomic window:
- a CDS encoding PSD1 and planctomycete cytochrome C domain-containing protein: protein MNRFASLLIALIASLFPVTWASGADPASAAIDYTRDIKPLLSNSCYTCHGPDEHTRKADFRLDARESAIDSVIVPGKPDESELIARLTSDDADVQMPPAASNRPRLSPQEVDLVRKWIAQGAKYDEHWSFKPAQHAAVPEVQSATPIDYFIDRRLAEQGIEPAAKATPRALIRRLYFDLTGLPPTPQEVAAFEADPSEEAYAKLVEKLLASPRFGERMAIHWLDLVRYADSVGIHGDQEWSMSPYRDYVIQSFNENKPFDQFTIEQLAGDLLPNATQEQQIASGYNRLNMITAEGGAQAKEYLAKYAADRVRTTSVVWLGATMGCCECHDHKFDPYTIKEFYQFAAFFADLTEKGVYSGSSRTSDWGPKIAVPTPSQTSDLQKLDDEIAKLKQTLETPTPELASDQSKWEAELPAAASWRVVEPTNLKSNPQVTWRKLEGGSVLATGANPDKPTYELEFSLEVPKVTAIRLEVMPDDSLPVKGPGRAGNGNFVLNGFDLQLDGKPVEFQAATATHSQDGWPVAGLLSKDEKDGWAALPAIGKANEAVFELKDDLALTPESKLTLTMKHTYGSSHAIGRFRISLIDAPRPIVAGQDSGVPHQIREIVALPNEKRSDQQRQELATFYRTIAPRLNDVRKELADKTKRRQELADAITTTLVSVSTQPRTMRVLPRGNWLDDSGEEVEPGIPGFLGYDLETNGQRATRRDLANWLIDRRNPLVARVFVNRLWQLMFGRGLVATADDFGSQGAFPSHPELLDWLATEFIESGWDVKHMMQLIAESEAYQRSSVRTAGQKEKDHANALLEAQSARRLPAEMIRDNALAASGLLVETIGGESVRPYQPAGYWSHLNFPKREYQRDKGDSLYRRGLYTHWQRTYLHPSLAAFDAPTREECTVRRNISNTPQQALVLMNDPTYVEAARALAVRLLQEGGDSPQAKINFGMQAVQQRDATEEEAKILLGVYEKHLQQYADNPESAKELLSVGEFQPPEGTDPVALAAWISVSRVLLNLHETITRY from the coding sequence ATGAATCGCTTTGCCAGCCTACTGATCGCGTTGATTGCGTCCCTCTTCCCAGTGACGTGGGCCAGCGGCGCCGATCCCGCTTCGGCCGCGATCGACTACACCCGCGACATCAAGCCGCTGCTGTCGAACAGTTGCTATACGTGCCACGGCCCGGACGAACACACGCGCAAAGCCGACTTCCGGTTGGACGCACGCGAGTCGGCGATCGACAGCGTGATCGTCCCCGGGAAACCGGACGAGAGCGAACTGATCGCTCGCCTCACAAGCGACGACGCGGATGTACAAATGCCGCCGGCCGCATCAAACCGGCCGCGGCTTTCGCCGCAAGAGGTCGACCTGGTACGGAAGTGGATCGCCCAGGGCGCCAAGTACGACGAACATTGGTCGTTCAAACCGGCCCAGCACGCCGCCGTGCCCGAAGTCCAGAGCGCCACGCCGATCGACTACTTTATTGACCGGCGACTTGCTGAGCAAGGAATCGAACCGGCGGCGAAAGCGACGCCGCGGGCGCTGATCCGCCGCCTCTACTTCGATTTGACCGGCCTGCCGCCAACTCCCCAGGAAGTCGCCGCGTTTGAAGCCGATCCGTCGGAGGAGGCTTACGCCAAACTGGTGGAGAAGCTGCTCGCGTCGCCGCGTTTCGGCGAACGGATGGCGATCCATTGGTTAGATCTGGTTCGTTACGCCGACTCGGTCGGGATTCATGGCGACCAGGAATGGAGCATGTCGCCGTATCGGGACTACGTGATCCAATCGTTCAACGAGAACAAGCCGTTCGATCAGTTCACAATCGAACAACTCGCCGGCGACTTGCTTCCCAACGCCACGCAAGAGCAACAGATCGCCTCTGGCTACAACCGCTTGAATATGATCACCGCCGAAGGGGGCGCTCAGGCGAAGGAGTATCTCGCCAAGTACGCCGCCGATCGCGTCCGGACGACAAGCGTCGTCTGGCTCGGCGCTACGATGGGGTGCTGCGAGTGCCATGATCACAAGTTCGATCCCTACACCATCAAAGAGTTCTACCAATTCGCCGCCTTCTTCGCCGATCTGACGGAGAAGGGGGTCTACAGCGGCAGCAGCCGGACCAGCGATTGGGGACCGAAGATCGCCGTCCCCACACCGTCGCAAACGAGCGATTTGCAGAAGCTTGACGACGAGATCGCGAAGCTCAAGCAAACGCTGGAGACGCCGACGCCGGAACTCGCGAGCGATCAGAGCAAATGGGAAGCGGAACTTCCGGCCGCTGCATCATGGCGAGTTGTCGAACCGACCAATCTGAAATCAAATCCCCAAGTCACGTGGCGGAAGCTGGAGGGTGGTTCGGTCTTGGCGACCGGCGCCAATCCTGACAAACCGACGTATGAACTGGAATTCTCACTGGAGGTTCCGAAGGTGACGGCGATTCGCCTGGAAGTGATGCCGGACGATTCGCTACCGGTCAAAGGTCCAGGGCGAGCGGGGAACGGCAACTTCGTGCTGAATGGTTTCGACCTCCAACTCGACGGCAAGCCGGTAGAGTTCCAAGCGGCGACGGCGACACATTCGCAAGATGGTTGGCCGGTCGCTGGCTTGCTCTCGAAGGATGAGAAAGATGGCTGGGCCGCCTTGCCGGCGATCGGCAAAGCGAACGAAGCGGTCTTTGAACTGAAGGATGATCTGGCGCTGACGCCGGAGAGCAAGCTCACGCTGACGATGAAGCACACCTACGGCAGCAGTCACGCGATCGGACGTTTTCGCATTTCGCTGATCGACGCTCCGCGGCCAATCGTCGCCGGCCAAGACTCCGGCGTTCCTCACCAGATTCGCGAGATCGTCGCGCTCCCCAATGAAAAACGGAGCGACCAGCAGCGGCAAGAGTTAGCGACCTTCTATCGCACCATCGCTCCTCGGCTGAATGACGTTCGCAAGGAACTCGCCGACAAAACGAAGCGACGCCAAGAGCTGGCCGACGCGATCACGACGACGCTCGTCTCCGTATCGACGCAACCTCGCACGATGCGCGTCTTGCCGCGTGGGAATTGGCTCGACGATAGCGGCGAAGAGGTGGAGCCAGGAATCCCCGGCTTCCTCGGCTACGACCTGGAAACCAACGGCCAGCGAGCGACGCGTCGTGACTTGGCCAACTGGCTGATCGATCGCCGCAATCCGCTGGTGGCCCGCGTCTTCGTCAATCGCCTTTGGCAACTGATGTTCGGCCGCGGCCTGGTCGCGACGGCCGACGACTTTGGCTCGCAGGGAGCGTTCCCGAGTCACCCGGAACTGCTTGATTGGCTCGCGACCGAGTTCATCGAGAGCGGCTGGGATGTGAAGCATATGATGCAACTGATCGCCGAGTCGGAAGCGTATCAGCGCTCTTCGGTCCGCACCGCCGGCCAAAAAGAGAAAGACCACGCCAACGCGCTGCTCGAAGCCCAGTCGGCGCGGCGACTTCCGGCCGAGATGATTCGCGACAACGCGCTCGCGGCGAGCGGACTGCTGGTCGAAACGATCGGGGGCGAAAGCGTCCGTCCTTACCAGCCGGCCGGGTATTGGTCGCACCTTAATTTCCCGAAACGGGAATACCAACGCGACAAAGGAGATAGTCTCTACCGTCGCGGGCTCTATACGCATTGGCAGCGCACCTACCTTCATCCGAGTTTGGCCGCGTTCGACGCGCCGACGCGGGAAGAATGCACCGTGCGCCGTAACATCTCCAACACGCCGCAGCAGGCGCTCGTGCTGATGAATGATCCCACTTACGTGGAAGCGGCCAGGGCATTAGCCGTCCGCCTGCTGCAGGAAGGGGGCGATTCGCCGCAAGCCAAAATCAATTTCGGCATGCAGGCCGTCCAGCAGCGCGATGCGACGGAAGAAGAAGCGAAGATTCTGCTCGGCGTTTATGAGAAACATTTGCAGCAGTATGCGGACAATCCCGAGTCGGCCAAAGAGTTGCTCTCGGTTGGCGAGTTCCAACCGCCTGAAGGAACCGATCCAGTGGCGCTGGCCGCTTGGATTTCGGTCAGTCGCGTCTTGTTGAATTTGCACGAGACCATCACGCGTTACTAA
- the recQ gene encoding DNA helicase RecQ, whose product METTSKGTREQLLATMRQYWGYEGFRPLQLEAMESVLEDRDSVVVMPTGGGKSLCYQVPALCKPGLAVVASPLISLMKDQVDALTACGIPAACLNSTITAEERRQIAADVRSGAIRILYLAPERLLSERMLEFLSGVEVSFFAIDESHCISEWGHDFRPEYRMMNMLKETFPGVGVHAYTATATERVRDDIAQQLGLINPEMLVGSFDRPNLNYRIVRRGDRFSQIHEVIARHPNESGVVYCIRRADVESIAEQLNSVGVKALPYHAGLSDEERQANQDAFIQERTDVIVATVAFGMGIDKSNVRYVVHAGMPKSLESYQQESGRAGRDGLEAECVMLYSSGDLVTWKRMLGDLPDTAQQAAMHSLDALDHFCIGTECRHRMLVSYFGQELEAEECEACDVCLGTVDLVEDATVLGQKILSCILRTGERFGADHNAKVLCGSRDKRVLELDHDKLSTYGLLQSENLRSVRMWIEQLVGQRFLAKVGEYNVLKVTESGRVLLRGEALPKLTKPDAAERAESPKRARKLDDWEGVDRGLFESLRTLRREKAEAAGIPAYIVFGDSSLREMARHRPSSLERFRLIKGVGEKKCQDYGEAFTQHIADYCSQEGLTVDAMDTEVIVAPRREPPKNQAPALKDAFALFSKGQTVLEVANIIGRAESTVQGYLEQFIREEKLEDPTAWVTGETSRRVEEAIEECGARALRPIYEYLNEEVSYEEIRIVAACLQNRSL is encoded by the coding sequence ATGGAAACGACTTCAAAGGGAACGCGCGAGCAGCTCCTCGCCACGATGCGGCAATATTGGGGCTACGAGGGATTCCGCCCGCTCCAGCTCGAAGCGATGGAGTCGGTGCTGGAAGATCGGGACTCGGTCGTCGTCATGCCGACCGGCGGCGGGAAGTCGCTCTGCTACCAGGTCCCTGCCCTCTGCAAGCCGGGCTTGGCGGTCGTCGCTTCGCCGCTGATCTCGCTGATGAAAGACCAGGTCGACGCACTTACCGCGTGCGGCATTCCAGCGGCTTGTCTGAATAGCACGATCACCGCCGAAGAACGCCGGCAGATCGCCGCCGACGTCCGCAGCGGCGCCATCCGAATCTTGTACCTGGCGCCGGAACGGCTTCTAAGCGAGCGGATGCTCGAATTCCTCTCCGGCGTCGAAGTCTCTTTCTTTGCGATCGACGAATCGCACTGCATCAGCGAATGGGGACACGATTTCCGCCCTGAGTATCGCATGATGAACATGCTGAAAGAAACCTTCCCCGGCGTCGGCGTGCATGCCTACACCGCGACGGCGACCGAGCGCGTTCGCGACGATATCGCGCAGCAGCTCGGCCTGATCAATCCCGAGATGTTGGTCGGCTCGTTTGATCGGCCGAACCTCAACTATCGCATCGTCCGTCGCGGCGATCGCTTCTCCCAGATCCACGAGGTGATCGCGCGGCATCCGAACGAGTCAGGCGTCGTCTACTGCATTCGCCGCGCTGACGTCGAATCGATCGCCGAACAACTTAACTCGGTCGGCGTCAAAGCCCTTCCCTACCATGCCGGCCTGAGCGACGAAGAGCGGCAAGCCAATCAAGACGCGTTCATCCAGGAGCGGACCGATGTGATTGTCGCGACGGTCGCCTTCGGGATGGGGATCGACAAGTCGAACGTCCGCTACGTCGTACACGCCGGCATGCCGAAGTCGCTCGAAAGTTATCAGCAGGAAAGCGGTCGCGCCGGCCGTGATGGGCTGGAGGCGGAATGCGTCATGCTCTATTCGAGCGGCGACCTGGTGACCTGGAAGCGGATGCTGGGCGACTTGCCCGATACCGCCCAGCAAGCGGCGATGCATTCGCTCGATGCGCTCGATCACTTTTGCATTGGGACCGAATGTCGCCACCGGATGCTCGTCAGCTACTTCGGCCAAGAGCTGGAAGCGGAAGAGTGCGAAGCGTGCGACGTTTGTCTCGGCACGGTCGACCTGGTCGAAGATGCGACCGTATTGGGACAAAAGATCCTGAGCTGCATCTTACGCACCGGCGAACGCTTTGGCGCCGATCACAACGCGAAGGTCCTCTGCGGGTCGCGCGATAAACGCGTGCTGGAGCTTGATCATGACAAGCTCAGCACCTATGGCCTGCTGCAAAGCGAGAACCTGCGCAGCGTTCGGATGTGGATCGAACAACTGGTCGGTCAACGTTTTCTGGCCAAGGTGGGCGAGTACAACGTGCTGAAGGTGACCGAATCGGGACGCGTGTTGTTGCGCGGCGAAGCGTTGCCGAAGTTGACCAAGCCGGACGCCGCCGAGCGCGCCGAGAGTCCGAAGCGAGCTCGCAAGCTCGACGACTGGGAAGGCGTCGATCGCGGGCTGTTCGAGTCGCTGCGAACGCTCCGTCGCGAAAAGGCGGAAGCGGCCGGCATTCCCGCCTACATCGTCTTCGGCGACAGCTCGCTCCGTGAAATGGCCCGTCATCGCCCCTCATCGCTTGAGCGTTTCCGTTTGATCAAAGGGGTCGGCGAAAAGAAGTGCCAGGATTACGGCGAAGCGTTCACGCAGCACATCGCCGACTATTGCAGCCAGGAAGGGCTGACCGTCGACGCGATGGATACCGAAGTGATCGTCGCTCCGAGACGCGAGCCGCCAAAGAATCAGGCGCCGGCCCTGAAGGACGCCTTCGCTCTCTTCTCAAAAGGGCAAACCGTACTGGAAGTCGCCAACATCATCGGCCGCGCCGAGTCGACAGTGCAAGGTTACTTGGAGCAATTCATCCGCGAAGAAAAGCTGGAAGATCCCACCGCCTGGGTCACCGGCGAAACGTCGCGCCGCGTGGAAGAAGCGATCGAAGAGTGCGGCGCCCGAGCTTTGCGCCCTATTTACGAATACCTAAACGAAGAAGTCTCGTACGAAGAAATTCGGATCGTCGCGGCATGTTTGCAGAATCGCTCTCTGTAA
- a CDS encoding S-layer protein: MVLSLNVSAVNAADYELAFSTYLGGKNWEHARDICVDQAGNVYVVGGTVSDDFPTTEQAFQRKQDKTGDKVSSGGYCDAFVCKFSPEGRLLWSTLLGGPNYDRAYAVEVGVDGSVYVAERGGPGFPVTEGAFQTTFQGAKQSIYGMQNGFVVKLKPDGSDLDWAAYVGTNWLCRDLAIDETGDVYLPLDFIGSGPMPPASWFGSAYQKQPSGGAEVGALKVAGDGKSVLWATWFGGSKDEVANCGIRVDPEKNVFLNFTTDSPDVPTTDGAHDRTHHGKHDAFIAKLSPDGRKLIYGTYFGGSGEEEGNSTHNLAVDSSGNAYLATSTTSHDLPVTRGAFQAKHAGGERDVVVAKFSPAGALIGCTYIGGTANDGIDGVDSDDQGNVFFTGSTSSRDFPTTDGALQAELSVPDDAILVVLSADFAQLNFSTLMGGSNYDSGRCGCLDQQGNLYVSGSVNGPGWPLKNAYQPQFAGGGGGQELCYKGGCYAGDVIIAKFQKRSE; the protein is encoded by the coding sequence GTGGTTCTCTCGTTAAACGTTTCTGCCGTAAACGCTGCTGACTACGAGTTGGCGTTCTCAACGTATCTGGGTGGGAAGAACTGGGAGCACGCTCGCGACATTTGCGTCGATCAGGCCGGAAACGTTTATGTTGTCGGTGGGACCGTGTCGGATGATTTTCCTACGACCGAACAGGCGTTTCAACGTAAGCAAGACAAGACGGGAGACAAGGTCAGCAGCGGCGGGTATTGTGACGCGTTCGTCTGCAAGTTTAGTCCAGAAGGACGCTTGCTCTGGTCAACGCTGCTCGGCGGTCCAAACTATGATCGGGCGTATGCGGTCGAAGTTGGCGTCGATGGTTCTGTTTATGTCGCGGAGCGCGGCGGGCCAGGCTTTCCTGTCACCGAAGGAGCGTTTCAAACGACGTTCCAGGGGGCGAAGCAAAGCATCTACGGCATGCAGAATGGCTTTGTTGTGAAGCTGAAACCGGATGGCAGCGACCTTGATTGGGCCGCCTATGTGGGAACGAACTGGCTATGTCGCGATTTGGCGATCGATGAGACCGGCGACGTTTACTTGCCGCTCGACTTTATAGGAAGCGGTCCTATGCCGCCAGCTTCCTGGTTTGGCAGCGCGTATCAAAAGCAGCCTTCCGGCGGCGCTGAGGTTGGCGCTTTAAAAGTAGCCGGCGATGGCAAATCGGTTCTCTGGGCTACTTGGTTTGGAGGGTCAAAAGATGAAGTCGCCAATTGCGGTATTCGCGTTGATCCTGAGAAGAATGTCTTCTTAAACTTTACGACCGATTCACCCGATGTGCCGACGACCGACGGAGCGCACGATCGCACGCACCATGGAAAGCATGATGCGTTCATCGCGAAACTTTCCCCGGATGGGAGGAAGTTGATCTACGGAACCTATTTTGGCGGCAGTGGTGAAGAAGAAGGAAACAGTACTCACAATCTTGCCGTCGATTCCTCGGGTAACGCCTATCTGGCGACGTCAACGACTAGTCATGACTTGCCGGTAACGAGGGGAGCGTTTCAGGCGAAACACGCCGGCGGAGAACGGGATGTCGTCGTGGCGAAGTTTTCCCCTGCCGGCGCGCTGATTGGATGTACGTATATCGGCGGTACTGCGAATGATGGGATCGATGGCGTCGATTCCGACGATCAGGGGAACGTCTTTTTTACTGGCAGCACTTCGTCTCGCGACTTCCCCACGACGGACGGCGCATTGCAAGCGGAACTAAGCGTTCCAGACGATGCAATCCTGGTCGTCTTGTCCGCGGATTTCGCTCAGTTGAACTTCAGTACTTTGATGGGAGGATCAAACTACGACAGTGGTCGTTGCGGATGTCTCGATCAGCAAGGAAATCTCTACGTTTCTGGATCGGTCAACGGGCCAGGCTGGCCGCTGAAGAACGCCTATCAACCGCAATTCGCCGGCGGCGGTGGTGGTCAAGAGTTGTGTTACAAAGGAGGCTGTTACGCTGGCGATGTGATTATCGCTAAGTTTCAAAAACGAAGCGAATAG
- a CDS encoding lactate/malate dehydrogenase family protein has translation MKITIVGTGHVGSAIAFAATINPLAAELLLVNRNLAKAEGEAIDLANASALQNSNMRIRAGQIADSGGSDILIFTASVPYGSPTRKRTELAIENYAILQDWLPQLATVSPDAILIMVSNPVDALTYAAIKLTGYPPERVIGTGTLLDSVRYRALLSAELGIHPDDIRAYILGEHGDTQFAAHSLAMTGGERFYPSDMSAKLFRQTVSMGYDVSTLKGHTSYGIALATMSIVDSIVYDLKHTMPVSVLIDGFLEVRDVCLSLPAVIGRGGVTRVLRPKLSEEEQAAFQRSADAVRANISALT, from the coding sequence ATGAAAATCACCATCGTCGGTACAGGCCATGTCGGTTCGGCGATCGCCTTCGCCGCGACCATCAATCCGCTCGCCGCGGAACTGCTGTTGGTGAACCGCAATTTGGCGAAGGCCGAAGGGGAAGCGATCGACTTGGCGAACGCCAGCGCCCTGCAAAACAGCAACATGCGGATCCGGGCCGGTCAGATCGCCGACTCCGGCGGGTCCGACATCCTGATCTTCACCGCCTCGGTTCCCTACGGTTCCCCGACGCGGAAGCGGACCGAACTGGCGATCGAAAACTACGCGATCCTCCAAGATTGGCTCCCGCAACTGGCCACCGTCAGTCCCGACGCGATTCTGATCATGGTCAGCAATCCGGTCGACGCACTGACCTATGCGGCGATCAAGCTGACGGGCTATCCGCCGGAGCGGGTGATCGGCACCGGCACGCTCCTCGACAGCGTCCGCTACCGCGCTCTACTATCCGCAGAACTCGGCATTCATCCTGACGACATCCGGGCCTACATCCTGGGAGAACATGGCGACACCCAGTTCGCCGCCCACTCGCTGGCGATGACCGGCGGCGAGCGGTTCTACCCTAGCGACATGTCGGCCAAGCTCTTCCGCCAAACAGTCTCGATGGGCTACGACGTCTCGACGCTGAAAGGGCACACCAGTTACGGCATTGCGCTGGCGACGATGTCGATCGTCGACAGCATCGTCTATGACCTGAAACATACAATGCCGGTGAGCGTATTGATCGACGGCTTTTTAGAAGTGCGCGACGTTTGCCTATCCTTGCCGGCCGTGATCGGCAGGGGAGGGGTGACCCGAGTGTTACGGCCCAAGCTATCGGAAGAGGAGCAAGCGGCGTTTCAGCGTTCGGCCGATGCGGTGCGAGCAAACATTTCCGCGTTGACTTGA
- a CDS encoding DUF6790 family protein — protein MIETILRLVLSNYPITFLVVGLICSAISLSRQPKPLTKHVVFEKLLAYYCLSAVGFFYIYNFVMHVFFGEFAARFIGWADSPFQLEVGFASLGFGLVGLLAFCPDFGLRLAANLGPACFMWGAAAGHVYQMVANHNFAPGNAGTMFWADIFLPIIGFFFLAGWRMTAPTRQSTVAPEAPA, from the coding sequence ATGATTGAAACGATTCTGCGGCTGGTGCTGAGCAACTACCCGATCACGTTCCTTGTGGTCGGGCTGATCTGTTCGGCCATCTCGCTTTCCCGGCAGCCGAAACCGCTGACCAAGCACGTCGTTTTTGAAAAGCTGCTCGCCTATTACTGCCTCAGTGCGGTCGGCTTCTTCTACATCTACAACTTCGTGATGCACGTCTTCTTTGGTGAGTTCGCGGCCAGATTCATCGGCTGGGCCGATAGTCCGTTTCAGCTGGAGGTTGGTTTTGCGAGTCTGGGGTTCGGCCTGGTGGGGTTGCTCGCGTTTTGCCCTGACTTCGGTCTTCGATTGGCGGCCAACTTGGGGCCGGCCTGTTTCATGTGGGGCGCGGCCGCGGGGCACGTTTACCAGATGGTCGCAAATCACAACTTCGCCCCTGGCAACGCCGGCACGATGTTCTGGGCCGACATTTTCCTGCCGATCATCGGCTTTTTCTTTCTTGCAGGTTGGCGAATGACCGCGCCGACTCGACAATCGACCGTAGCCCCGGAGGCGCCCGCTTAA
- a CDS encoding PIN domain-containing protein yields MKTNYLLIDYENVQPRTLALLNGVSPLKVRIFLGEQQSKVPLEFAKELQQLGPDAEYVQISGSGANAVDFHIAFTIGELSQVDPEGRFYVISKDTGYDPLIPFARKKGIHVHRSCDIEDLPMLKQASAKARSDKIAVIVENLTPRGESRPKKVKTLSSTINSLFEKRLSNTDLVKLIASLEKEGHISVDGESVSYPAQPTT; encoded by the coding sequence ATGAAGACCAACTATCTCTTGATCGACTACGAAAATGTGCAGCCGAGGACGTTGGCGCTATTGAATGGAGTATCGCCGCTGAAGGTCCGCATATTTCTCGGCGAGCAGCAGTCGAAAGTGCCGCTGGAATTCGCGAAGGAACTTCAGCAGCTTGGCCCTGACGCAGAATACGTTCAGATTTCGGGCAGTGGCGCCAACGCCGTGGATTTCCATATCGCATTCACCATTGGCGAGCTCTCACAGGTCGATCCCGAGGGACGCTTTTATGTGATCTCGAAGGACACCGGATACGATCCCCTGATCCCGTTCGCGAGGAAGAAAGGGATCCACGTCCATCGCAGCTGCGACATCGAGGATCTGCCAATGCTGAAGCAAGCCAGCGCGAAGGCTCGCTCTGATAAGATCGCGGTGATCGTCGAAAACTTGACCCCGCGCGGCGAATCTCGCCCGAAGAAGGTCAAAACGCTCTCCAGCACGATCAACTCGCTGTTTGAAAAGCGGCTGTCGAATACGGATCTCGTGAAGCTGATCGCGTCGCTCGAAAAAGAGGGACACATCTCCGTCGATGGGGAAAGCGTCAGCTACCCCGCGCAGCCGACGACCTAG
- a CDS encoding Fur family transcriptional regulator, translating to MSQSPTSESYALTSVDVALPPMERFEEYLQAKGKRITQPRRILVEHVFSKHEHFDADALIEELAQRDAGPKRVSRPTVYRTLNELVEAGLLRKMDIGGRAVYEHDYGYPDHDHLYCTQCGDLSEFHSEELIRLRDAVAREHGFRVSGHKFIVNGTCLECQRKSRRQKRKVDLI from the coding sequence ATGTCGCAGTCCCCCACCAGCGAATCGTACGCTTTGACCAGCGTAGACGTCGCGCTTCCCCCGATGGAACGCTTTGAAGAGTATCTTCAGGCCAAAGGGAAGCGGATTACGCAGCCTCGTCGCATTCTGGTTGAGCATGTCTTCTCCAAGCACGAACACTTCGACGCCGACGCGCTGATCGAAGAACTCGCCCAGCGTGACGCCGGCCCCAAACGGGTGAGCCGGCCGACCGTCTATCGCACGTTGAACGAACTGGTCGAAGCCGGACTGCTGCGGAAGATGGACATCGGCGGCCGGGCGGTCTACGAACACGATTACGGCTACCCCGACCACGACCACCTCTACTGCACCCAGTGCGGCGACCTGTCGGAATTTCACAGCGAAGAGCTGATCCGCTTGCGTGACGCCGTCGCGCGTGAACATGGCTTCCGCGTCAGCGGGCACAAGTTCATCGTCAACGGCACGTGCCTGGAATGCCAACGCAAGTCGCGCCGGCAAAAGCGGAAGGTCGACCTGATTTAG
- a CDS encoding flagellar biosynthesis anti-sigma factor FlgM, translating into MYINGPTSLHGAQSISGPHRAGGATQTLEPTSRFDTVDSLDISAEADIVSRVRETPDIRADKVAQIKAQIADGTYFSDDKLDIALERLLDEFG; encoded by the coding sequence ATGTACATCAACGGCCCAACTAGTTTGCACGGTGCTCAGTCGATCAGCGGTCCCCACCGAGCCGGTGGCGCTACGCAGACGCTGGAACCGACGTCGCGCTTCGACACGGTCGATTCGCTCGACATTTCGGCCGAAGCCGACATTGTCAGCCGCGTTCGGGAAACGCCCGATATCCGCGCCGACAAAGTCGCCCAGATCAAGGCGCAAATCGCCGACGGCACGTACTTTAGTGATGACAAGCTCGACATCGCTCTGGAACGTCTGCTGGACGAATTCGGCTAA